A window of Oncorhynchus kisutch isolate 150728-3 linkage group LG10, Okis_V2, whole genome shotgun sequence contains these coding sequences:
- the LOC109898087 gene encoding GDP-L-fucose synthase-like has translation MGDRKVDQNGPMRVLVTGGTGLVGRAIEHVVKEEGGAREGEEWIFLSSKDANLMDMGETRAVFQKHQPTHIIHLAAMVGGLFKNMRANLDFWRNNIYINDNVLQAAHEVDAVRVVSCLSTCIFPDKTTYPIDETMIHNGPPHESNYGYAYAKRMIDVHNRAYHQKHGRCYTAVIPTNVFGPHDNFNIEDGHVLPGLIHKAYIAQKEGSPLVVWGSGTPRRQFIYSLDLAHLFLWVLREYHEVDPIILSVGEEDEVSIKEAAEAVVEALGFKGQVTYDTTKSDGQFKKTASNAKLLQHHPNFTFTPFKQALKQTCDWFVANYDNARK, from the exons ATGGGAGATCGTAAAGTGGATCAAAATGGTCCTATGCGGGTGTTGGTGACTGGGGGAACTGGTCTGGTGGGCAGGGCCATAGAACATGTGGTCAAAGAAGAGGGAGgggccagggagggagaggagtggatcTTCCTCTCGTCTAAGGACGCAAACCTCAT GGACATGGGTGAGACACGAGCTGTGTTTCAGAAGCACCAGCCCACCCACATCATCCACCTGGCAGCCATGGTGGGAGGGCTCTTCAAGAACATGAGGGCCAACCTAGACTTCTGG AGGAACAATATCTACATCAATGACAACGTTCTTCAGGCAGCACACGAGGTAGACGCTGTCAGGGTGGTCTCTTGTCTCTCCACCTGCATCTTCCCTGACAAGACCACCTACCCCATTGACGAGACCATg ATCCACAACGGTCCTCCTCATGAGTCTAATTATGGTTACGCCTACGCTAAGAGAATGATTGATGTCCACAATAG ggcgtaTCACCAGAAGCATGGGCGGTGCTACACAGCAGTGATACCAACAAATGTGTTTGGTCCTCATGATAACTTCAACATTGAGGATGGACATGTACTACCAGGTCTCATACACAAAGCCTACATTGCTCAGA AGGAGGGCAGTCCTTTGGTGGTGTGGGGCTCAGGAACTCCCAGAAGGCAGTTCATCTACTCATTGGACCTGGCGCATCTCTTCCTCTGGGTGCTGAGAGAGTACCATGAGGTGGACCCCATTATATTGTCTG TTGGTGAGGAGGATGAAGTGTCCATCAAGGAGGCAGCTGAGGCCGTCGTCGAGGCGCTGGGGTTCAAAGGTCAAGTGACT TATGACACTACCAAATCGGACGGTCAGTTCAAGAAGACTGCCAGCAACGCCAAGCTGCTGCAGCACCACCCCAACTTCACCTTTACCCCCTTCAAACAAG CCTTGAAGCAGACGTGTGATTGGTTCGTGGCCAATTATGACAACGCCCGCAAGTGA